A region of the Arachis hypogaea cultivar Tifrunner chromosome 15, arahy.Tifrunner.gnm2.J5K5, whole genome shotgun sequence genome:
AAGTATGAAGACTTGAATGAGAAAGGAATTGACAATATGCACAGGTATGCAAAAGAAAATAATATGTGATTACTATTTTCATTGTGACAATAAGAAAATCAGTAAAAACATCACTGCATACATACAGAATAAGGACACAGACATCACCTTAAGATCATCCTCAAGAATTCGAGTAAAATAATTCTGCAATTCCGATCCTCGAAAATAGGTCAGAATCTCCTGCCAATCAGGGGGATTCTGCAGAAGCAAGAGTAAAATCAAATGAACAAAATAAAACCTTGAACATTTTGGACAAAAAAATCGAAAGGCCAGTTTAGTTATTACGGTGAAACGACCAAGGTTTGGCTTCAGCTTTCCGGCCAAAACTTTAAGGGCAGTGGACTTCCCAATACCATTAGTACCAACCAATCCAAGCACTTGACCTGGCCTTGGCACAGGCAACCTGCGATTTTAATTCCATTCATCACAACCAAAAGCAAACATATGGCCACCATTTTTCTAGATAACTGCAGCTAAATGACTCGCCTGTGCAGCTTAAAAGTATTGGGACCATATCTGTGTGTAGTGTCCTTGTCCAAGTCCTTAGGCAAATTGATAATCTGGATGGCTTCAAAAGGGCATTTCTACACCACCGAATATCAAAACCGTCTCAGAACACAAACGCATCAAACTAGAACCAAACAAAACTTAACAATGACAACAAATACCTTAACACAAATACCGCACCCAATACACAACTCCTCAGATATGAAAGCAATCTTTGAAGCAGAAGTAACTTCAATACACAATCTACCTGCACTCACGTACACaattcttcagtcaccataaaccCCATAAGAATTAAGAAACACAAAACTACGAAGACAGCAATTTCCCTAAATATCAAACCCAAAAGAAAGGGGATAAAACCAAATCTATGATTGAGCTAAAGTATGAAATTTGAACTTAAATACACAATCCACGTGTACGCACGTAACTTTTCACACACTAAAAACCTGATAACATCAATTTCTGGGGAAACGacctttaaacaaaaaaaataaaaaataaaaaaccctaaatcTATTATTGAGCTGAAGTACCAAAAAATTGAAACTTGCTGGGGGCATCAAGGTAtataaacaaaacaagaaaagaatttgaaatccatcacaattcacaaaacaAAATCGTAACAGAGAATGAAGAGATCTAAATCGATTGAATTACCGGTTCTGACGACAGGGCAACTCTTCTTACACTCCTGGCGGCACTTTTTGGGCTTGCACCTGTCGTTGCTAACAATAGCAATACGCGTCAACCGATCCGCCATCTCGCCGCCTAAGAGAAACGATTAAAAAAGCCTTCTTTGATGTTGTGGTTATGGCGGCGATTGAAGAATGAATGGAAGGAATTGATCGGTTCCGAACACcgatcagagagagagagagggagagggacgCGTGGTGGGAACgttcttatgcagaagaaaagCACATAGCATATGGCTAAAGGCCTAAAGCAAAAGCTAGGGTTACTTACTTGCTTCACCTTCTTACCACTCCAATCGGGTTTCTGGGTCGGTTTCAATTCGGgttcaaacaaggaaaagatgaatatctaattttagaatttaattttgatttaatttgatctgttataagtgtaaaattattttatacatatatctaataatataattttatattaataaaaataattttttatattaactgcataatctaaaaaaatagttataattacaaacggtataaaatattttatattgtgtattaaaattaaatttttatttttaaattaagataataaaatttatatatgatagaatttataaatttaataatgattaatattttttaatttgttactaatactatttaattttcaaatatattAGTAATAAAGTATATTGCAATCGTTATcaataatacatataatattttttgttattttagttatttttatatttactactAAGAAATAggaatatctttttcttaaataaaagataatgttacctttttttaaatataagataaaaattcttataaataaaCCGAAATTTAATTGCTGTTGtaattcaaattctaaaattcGTATTTTCATTAGCTTGTGTTGTAAATATTTAATAGatagataagaaaaaaaaattatactgagAGTATTGAGTTGTTAAGCAATCCAAAAACCATCTTGTTGGCCTTTAAAAAACTATCTAAACaattattttgtatataaataaaaataaaaaaatattttcacaaatttAAATACTATCTAAATTTACTTGTCCTCCTTAATTACCTTTATCCAAAAAAACTCGCATGTTTTTGAGGGAAGTCACTAAAGCCTTCCACTGTGATCGGTTTGTTCGGTTTTCGGTTTTTTTGATTCGATTGATCGGTTTAGTTCGATCCGGATCGATTTTGAACACCCATAATTAGCATCTTTTGCTCCGTACGTTTAAATCCTAACTCATCTGAGTTTAGGGATTGTTAAGGTAGTTAGAGAGTTAAGAGCTTTATAAATTGTAAGTTACTGATTTCTATTTCTATTAGACATGAAAAATCAGAGAGCTTATGTTAGTTAAGTCAATAAGCTTAAAATGGATATTATCTATTTTCTTTCAGCTTTGTTGCCTTCTATAAACAGAGTACTGCTTTGTTATTAGGTTCTAAAAAGTTCACATTTCAATCGAGTTGAATTTGGTTTGATATAGTGTGTATAATTCAGTGTAATTTAGTTTGATTCAGCATAATCCAATTGTAGGTGAAAACTCTCATATGCACTATCTTTGTCTGAAATTAATAGCTAAAAACAGTTAAAtaacaatttagtcaaatatattaaattatctaataatttttaattagtaacTTCACACAAAAACTACACTGCATTTTCACCTTCAATTTAACGTGATTGACATGGTTTGATATCAAATTCATGTTCATCtttaaattctatttaatttCTACAATATAAACTAATATAATTGATCTTGGCGTAAACCAAACTCTTGCAAACCATTCAAGAGCTCGACACAAGTTGtcgtttatttaattttgatagaaGCTATAAATATAAAGCATAGTAGTAAATAGGGTATTATTCTACATAGAAGATAGAACTACTTCCACTTCTTGAACATTTTACCAAACTTGCCACGCTTATATTTCCCATGCTTGCCGAACTTTCCATGCTTGAACTTGCCATGCTTGAATTTCCCATGTCCCATGTGTCCCATATGTCCCATGTGGCCCATGTAGCCCATGTGTCCGCTATGGTGGCCGTGAGAAAGATGGTGGGCGCCATATGCGGCAGCCGCAGCGGCAGCACCTCCAGCAAGCAATCCTCCCATCCCGCTGCCGCTGTGGTGACTATGCCCTGGTGACAAGGCAGAGAAGTTAGTTTTCGGCAATGTAGACATTATTAGACAGCATAAAAGAGAAAATGAGtcttcttatatttatttttttcacattaCTTTAACATGTTTGATCTCTCACCATTCATCATCTAAAGTCACATGTATTGTGCAGGTCTCACATTTCAAATGAGTGGTAAAAAATCACACAATAACAACTCACAACACGAGAATTCATTCTCATGAAAAGCTTTTTCATCTAGCAAATGCATCATTGGATAGGGTTTAACATCATGACAACACATTCAACAGCAAACATTAGCAAGTTCCAAATGCAGTAAAGAACAGCCAAAATAAACCTAAATGAAAATTGTTAGAATAATCTCAAAGCATGGTCAAAACTATTGACTATTGAATTAATAAATAGATTGTGTTGACTCATTTTATCAAAAGACTAATCACAATTTCTATCAAAGATTATGATTATATCTTTGGGACTGCATATAACATTGCTCAATTTGATTAGCAGTCAACACAAAGTCACAACTAATTTaaactaaaacttaaaaaattactataaaaattaaaaaatcactaTGTTGTATAAGATTCACaatataaattaagataatagTCTCACATCCGTTTTCTTATATGACAATTCATATTGTCAATGTAAAACAGTTATTTTTACTAACAAGACATTACGCGATTCGATGCACTTATAAAACtgttttacattcacaatgaatCAAAatgaaattcttttaaaaaaattaaaaaacactaTATATCAATTATATAGCCATGATAATATAAGTGAAATTACATAACCTACAGACTAAAGTAGCTTCACAAAACTAAGAAAGAGGGATCATATATGCATACCATGTGGATTAGGATAACCAGCTGGTGGATAACCACCAGGAGGAGGATAGCCACCGGGAGGAGGGTAACCGGCAGGGGGGTACCCGTGGGCGGGAGGGTAACCGTGTTGTCCTGGAGGGTAGGCACCATATCCAGCAGGGGGAGGGTACCCTTGAGGAGGGTATGCTCCATGATGTCCATGTGAGTGAGCATAACTTGATGCTGCCCCTTGAGCAAGGTGTGAAAACAACCCTTTCTCATCATGCTCCTTTCCACCTCCCATGATCAAGATCAGATAATAATCAAGGCTGATTCAGTGATTCCAAAATTGAATCTGCACAAACATTCGTAATTTGGTTAAAACACACAATcagatttaaataaataaaaggtaaAATTCACCTAAAACtaaaacctaattgaaaatttgtgaatgTTAGTGTTGCATGCAAAAGCCAATAgcaatatcaaatttttaatttgtgaacaagaagTTCCAAAACAAGGATGAAAATTTTACGAAATGAAATAAAAAGCGGATAAAGGAGCTTACCGAATTAGGGATTTTGAAAGAAGTGGGTGAAGAAATTGGAGGATCTTTAGaaatagaggaagaagatgatgatgaggatggcATATATTGAAtgaatttgatttgattagatttGTTATGAGCGCGAAATAAGATATGCACGCCGTACGCGTTTGTTGTCATATACGCGTCAAAGCATTGCATGCTGCTCTCACACGTTGACACGTGGATATTCCGAAATTGTTGCCCCTCCTCGATTTTAGGCACAGGATCTTATTGGCTTCCTCACTAACTACTAACTTATAATCTAAGCAACTTTCTTGTGGATTTTCATCCTTGtagtacaaaatatatatatttatatttttctgaCTTTTCAacttaaaaatacataaaattttaattaattaaaaatgtaaaatatattttttatttttaaaaacaagacttttaatttttttttaaagattttatttaaagaaagtatagagagtcaatgaaatatttatataatgtatACAATAGAGGTTTAGGAATGTCGGATTCAGTTAGTGTTACCTTTTCCCATCAgcttaaacttttgggatgagtggttttatgatatgagatgtttattattcctACTACTCGGATGATTATTCTTGATAGTATGAgtgatgttcattttttaacttatataacccattgtatacattgtacaaatattccattagcTTCCTAGCAggactcttttatttattttcatacttAAGAagtaagaaatatttttatattttaattaattaacattttatttatttgtgagtTAAGAAATCAatgatttatttatctttttcactCTTAACATTTTTTTAGAAGGAGACATGTCAAATGAAAAATTACATAACTTTGTTTTTCTGAGAGTGTAATTTTGATGTATCAaggatataaaatatttttttaatgactaTTAATGCAATAATTGAAAAGaagttattttttaatatgataatATGTGATTAGATgtatataaaatttattgatatagtatATGAGAATTAAATTCTTCTTTTAGTAACCAAAAATAtactaattatataatttaaactagtttaatttaatttatgctGGAGTAATATTTcttaaacaaactaaaaactaaaacgtgttcagatttatttattttatgtggATGGGGAGATTAGATTTCATTGAATTATTCTAAGAGGAATTCTTAGTTAATTGGAATTGCATCTAAAGAAGGAACTTCTTT
Encoded here:
- the LOC112747590 gene encoding uncharacterized protein, whose protein sequence is MGGGKEHDEKGLFSHLAQGAASSYAHSHGHHGAYPPQGYPPPAGYGAYPPGQHGYPPAHGYPPAGYPPPGGYPPPGGYPPAGYPNPHGHSHHSGSGMGGLLAGGAAAAAAAYGAHHLSHGHHSGHMGYMGHMGHMGHMGHGKFKHGKFKHGKFGKHGKYKRGKFGKMFKKWK